In Leptospira harrisiae, a genomic segment contains:
- a CDS encoding sterol desaturase family protein codes for MNSDAFMEYAFIVMVALIGIEIFVSYIKGKQYYRLNVLIADVSTGVIFALIGVVILLGALYVYDKIETNFSLSTLGYHFFPLESPFQFSPSFSVNWHALGAWTFAVVFADFVYYWFHRHCHEINLFWATHVTHHSTQEMNLSVAFRGNGLQRIFEYIYFLSMALLGIPWAMFLLSHRILKVYQFVVHTRFIGKLGIFEQFMVTPSNHRVHHGVQKKYIDRNHGGIFIVWDRMFGSFEWETEEPIYGLTKPVNSFNPITVNLHVFKDMFFQILECKSFGDILKTIFGPPGWKPSYLITSADEAPEPTKILKYDPKPPMGVMIYVALQAAVLMAVGLVIWKVAKINLEKDMVTLGILSTVIIFSLFSIDRTMEMKRWSRRTEVVRNVLFILAFVAALVYSNIPNIEIFAIPLIGLSFVSLVWIVIKRKTFFDLSNISNTWY; via the coding sequence ATGAATAGCGACGCCTTTATGGAATATGCCTTTATCGTCATGGTCGCATTGATAGGAATCGAAATCTTCGTTTCCTACATCAAAGGCAAACAATACTACCGGTTAAATGTTCTCATAGCCGATGTAAGTACGGGTGTGATCTTTGCATTGATTGGAGTGGTCATCCTCCTCGGTGCCCTATATGTATATGATAAAATAGAGACAAATTTTTCACTCTCCACCTTGGGTTACCATTTTTTTCCTTTGGAAAGTCCGTTCCAATTCTCCCCTAGTTTTTCTGTGAACTGGCATGCACTAGGAGCTTGGACTTTTGCCGTTGTTTTTGCTGATTTTGTTTATTACTGGTTCCATAGACATTGCCACGAAATCAATTTGTTTTGGGCCACACATGTCACCCACCACTCCACACAAGAAATGAATTTATCAGTTGCTTTCAGGGGGAATGGACTCCAAAGAATATTCGAATATATTTATTTTCTATCGATGGCACTTCTTGGAATTCCTTGGGCTATGTTTTTACTGAGCCACCGAATTCTAAAAGTATATCAATTTGTGGTTCATACTCGTTTTATTGGTAAACTAGGAATTTTCGAACAGTTCATGGTGACTCCTTCAAACCATAGAGTCCACCACGGAGTTCAAAAAAAATACATCGACCGTAACCATGGTGGTATCTTTATCGTTTGGGACCGAATGTTTGGATCTTTTGAATGGGAAACAGAAGAACCAATCTATGGTTTGACAAAACCTGTCAATTCCTTCAACCCTATCACTGTCAACTTACACGTGTTCAAGGATATGTTTTTTCAAATTCTGGAATGTAAATCTTTTGGAGATATACTTAAAACTATTTTTGGACCTCCTGGTTGGAAACCAAGTTATCTCATCACTAGCGCTGACGAAGCACCAGAGCCAACAAAAATTTTAAAATATGATCCCAAACCTCCCATGGGTGTGATGATTTATGTAGCACTTCAGGCAGCGGTTCTTATGGCTGTGGGTCTTGTGATTTGGAAAGTTGCCAAAATCAATTTGGAAAAAGATATGGTGACTCTTGGAATTTTATCTACTGTGATCATCTTTAGTTTGTTTTCGATTGATCGAACGATGGAAATGAAACGATGGTCAAGAAGAACGGAAGTGGTAAGAAACGTATTGTTTATTTTAGCTTTTGTTGCGGCTTTAGTTTATTCCAATATTCCTAATATTGAAATTTTTGCGATCCCACTCATTGGCCTCTCGTTCGTGTCCCTTGTATGGATTGTCATCAAACG